Below is a window of Malus domestica chromosome 13, GDT2T_hap1 DNA.
gcctttggaacaaacccacaaaccgctgatgatcaagtaaaaccttaccatcagattccttcatctggtcaagcttcctcttcatgtttgtagcatagtcatgggcgagccggtgcaactgcttattctcatgcttgagccctctaatctcctgtttgagactcatcacttcagcagccaatgattcaacttggcgggttctagcaaataggcgttgggccatattagacacagaacctgcacactgaacactaagagccagagagtccttaacagccaactcatcagaccgtttggaaagtagtctgttatctttgggagtgagaaggttcctggccaccactgcagcggtcatatcattcttcatcacagaatccccaacggtaagaggaccagtaggggatatgaaggatgggcgccatatgttgtctggagaaggcgtggctgtctcttctccaaggttcaggtcaaaacgacggtcggagggtccagacattttcaaatgtgttgaagaaggaagaggtcagacaaatcaagatcttagaagtgcaagaaatgagcttctactggtagagattcaggtgtgctgtggaacttaatgccagcctctataaaaatctgcactcgacggagcttcagaaatcgaagaggcgtttgctttctcaaaagctgggttgctcagagaccacgagggccgatctcagaaatcgaagaggcgtttgctttctcaaaagctgggctgctcagagaccacgagggccgatctcagaaatcgaagaggcgtttgctttctcaaaagctgggctgctcagagaccacgagggccgatctcagaaatcgaagaagcacctgctttttcagcctcgtcagcacctgtcacatgcacaatcagctttgcgaaaattacgggcaatctgtcgaagatttctggtgaagtaaaaagcacgtgaatcttattgttcaatcaccgctctccatatgcaccatcaactcctcgggtaccacatataactttgtcaaagatctctgacaaagtttaggcacgagaatttcgaagttccagctaccctactattacccataagggtaaaggaacagcaccactgcttgacaactggaaagtccctatgtgtgtcgacctccgtgttttgcggcaagacaggttggcaagaacgtccaacctttactcacattcgagaaaagactcccaacataattactttctcaaaaatcggagtagcaccgctttccgaatctcgagaatcagatcctcgacgggattgcttgttcgaaaaccgaagaggcacaactctcagaacttcgagagccagatttccttagataaagcttgtctgtaatcttcacacgtaatatcagctttccagataccacataccactttttcaaagtgctctgacaaaattaaaacacgtgaagctggcaactcccactacattgctgtgaccaagaagggtaaaggaatagcattactacttgttattgggaaatccttatatacattgacctccctcctcaacggacaggcaaacctgcaaaaatgctcaaccctttctcgcattcgaaaaggcaccctcaacataacctctcgaaatactcagctttatttccccccgataatacctcagcaaataagccacaccaagaacaagagtatctcatatcatcagggtcgaaagcaagagtatcccatatcatgctttctccctatctttgtctttgtccttgtccacacctgcaggacaaggagaaagagagcagtcagtcggaacctgaaatcaaacctccaatttggaactgactgcctggagcctttgcctggttgcttacttagcattgctctcgagtactcatcctcaactgctgtcaaggtcacgaattccaccggcaaatacctcatgacagttgatcagatattggctctttacactgaagctgccaagcgtggatgagtcactatgaaggaatgttctgaatgaccatttaaatgcaaaggttgcacaccacttctgccatgcaaaagattgaagcagaaggttcaacggtgagctgaaacagatcactacagcacgacacctttccataccacattcattattccgtcaacagcaaaagtatcccatatcatcaaggtcgaacgtactctagatttgatggacttgttttgaccctcaaatttttgagtcggccttatactctgaagggtaccagaaaaccctccagcacagttcaagaataagcctgtggaaagttacttcttcaaaagcaaaagtatctcatatcatctcttatccatttgcttctccttatcctggcagttgaatgagagacaaggagaaggagaacaatcaaccggaagccgaagtcaaacctctgatcctgggttgcttacttggaagtttgactgcttaccttgtctatcacctctttcggcagatctcctagctcggcgacttgggggactcctactatagggtttgtatcacacttgactaagcccgaaactacaactaagcttcaagtgaaattgatacattaccttgtgcgtcaacatcagctaaatacaccattcccggatggaggaaaggtacttccagagaagggcagatgaagatcagaccacacttcggtacttagaagtttcgtgattactcaagggattggatcttgcaagtccccaaccgaggagtttccctcactcgggaacttaggggagcactgtttgtaccatacttgaccaatcccgaaactaccgagcaccggccaacgctatactgtcaaggacccagaagagttcccctccgaccaggaggccaatcactactcgacacgtgtaaagattagaagccaatcagagcgcagcacgtgtcgacatcaagaaccaatcataacatgacacatgtcaatgtgacaaagctacaagtttttctataaataggggtcattcccccacaatattggctaatgccatttgtgttaaatcattcacaagaactcactaaattgagagcttgatcctttgtacttgtgtaagcccttcactactaataagaactcctctactccgtggacgtagccaatctgggtgaaccacgtacatcctgtgtttgcttctctgtctctattcatttacgtacttatcctcactagtgaccgaagcaaccaagcgaaggtcacaaaacctgacactttctgttgtaccaaagtcttcgctgattttgtgcatcaacagatttTATAAACCTTTATTTTTGTACCCACTTacccttctgtttttttttcgtCCCTCCAGGTCCTAGATAACTAACCTACTATGTGGCACTCGAGGATTACCCGGTAATTTTGACATATCTCCATTTTAACGTAGGAACTTATCTCTAGTTGTGTAATAAGTACTTCTCTCATTCGACTGCTTTACCCTTATAttatttatgctctgaatatttgTAGTTTTTGGGTTATAACCACTGTTGTGCACTCATCTTATTAGTTAATTAAGTTCTAGttcggttttaatttattcacatttttctttcatcacttgcacttttggttacgttaccttcacgtgacggccagcacgccttgattctgatcggggtgtgtcacgtGGCATCTCATGGGCATTTTAGAAATTTCATTGCTATCGGAAATAAAAACATTAAATTTCAGGATGGGATGTCACATCCATTTTCCCTTGGAACGTATGGAACTCCCTTATCTTCCCTAGAAAACCTTCACTCATGACAATATTTTTTTCGCTTttcaaaaattgttttgaaaattaGGAGACATATCGTCGAGGCAGCGGAACATGATATCTCAATCTTTCTCGTCTTGCTTTTCTTGCCTATTTAACTCTCTTTCTCTTGCCTTTGTTTCATCTCTAGCCTTGTCCTACTCGTTAAATAACTTGTCTTGTTCCATATTTAGTGCATGTTGGCAAGCTAATTCGTCAACTAATTTTGACTAATCATTAATCGAAAATTCCCTCTTGCAACTCTTTTCTTAGCAGCCTTCTTACCAATAGGCCTCATGGCTTCTTGGTTTTATGTGAACGATTCAATTGGGGTCTCCAATGGTTCCTTCAATGGCGACTATTCAATATTAGATTCATGAAAATGAGTCTTATTCAACCTAACTTATGGACCACTAGGCAGAACTTTGTACTTCGGAGTATGCTTTGCAATGTTCCAACATTCATGCCTTGTGAATGATTTCTTATTTTCAAGATTGAACACATTTGTACTTGTagtaactaaaataaaaattgtgAAACAACATAAAGGTCTAAATAATAACATGTTAATtagattttaagtttgtttgtaccatacttgaccaaccccgaaactactgagcaccggtcaatatTATACCGCCAAGGACCCACAAAAgtctccctccaaccaggaggccaatcacaacgcgacacatgtcaaaatcagaggccaatcataacgcgacacgtgttgacatcagaggctaatcacaacacgacacgtgttaatgtcagaatgaaactagaaactctcttctataaataaagatcattctctcacaatatttcctaatgtcatttgtactaaatcattcactagtactcactaaaagagagcttgaacctatgtacttgtgtaaacccttcacaattaatgagaactcctctactccgtggacgtagccaatctgggtgaaccacatacatcttgtatttgcttccctgtctctatccatttgcatacttatccacattagtgaccggagaaatctagcaaaggtcacacacttgacactttctgttgtaccaatgtcctcactgattttgtgcatggcgccgtctgtgggaacgacacttattccctcTTTAGCTTTTTTAAACTGGTTTCCagcattcgtacactctcttttgactaggcatacctttccaacatggggagcgaaggaagccacaacacacagattGACACCTCTCTTGCACTTGGTGAGAAGCAACAAAAGAATGAACAAAcaaagtttgctcttcaggctcaagtcgatgagctggaggctcggaacaacaagatagcgatgaagaatgagatcctctaaaagcagtatgagaaggtcttcgagatgctccacgaggctagatatactaaaacacacgtgCTCATCACCcttgtggaagtcaaccatcaactgggtgccccccaacatggagggtcatttgccctcgacCTGGGTATTCCTGTTTATgagcgagctactcatcgaaatggcgaccaacataagacttctctcaacccagatgcttcgacccgaagcaggaggaatggaggaaggcacctccttacaaaaggagtggaaggatcaaaagccgtctttcgcgactgtcgagacttcctaaagcaacgttaagacaatcccatccatgtaagctcgaagattaatgacccaagggtctctgaaagactcgatcccctcccatgtcccaaACTGGCTACCAATTTAGGGaaagggcaacaagtcctagagaaacacgaaggtatagagGACTCATAGATgtttcgacagacataccttggaagtcaatatggcgagtccagggaaaaatcacatgatcttgatcaaaccttcctacttccaaaaggAGATGgcgatttacgaaagaaagctccagtggtacatgactccactcaggaccctcttgtcgtacaactctttaaagaagtaaacaagttgaaggccgaacgacaagctgagatacctgattggaaccaacctaagcctgaccctcttacaaggaggatccttgactccccctccaagcaaagataaagcagaagcttggcttgcaactctatactggaaatgaggacccgattgaacaccttaacctttttgagtccaccctggcataccggatgcacaccgacgaagagcgatgtcttctcttccccttcaccatctctggcggagctctaaactggtattgtcgtcttccacctgagacggtagactcatttgaggaattaaggaaactgtttgtttctaaacacattttctagactgatcgcttgcactctacggatgacttatacactattcgccagaagccagacgagtcattacgtatgtatgctggccgcttcagccatgagtattcccgttgtaTCGAGGACCTTAACCTTCCAAACAgcagcggtgcctcctcctaccttacttaatactttgccaagtcaataaacatatcaatctcagggcaaaaggaaatatttccatcctcaccagtcccattttagtaaaaggagtaagggacactatcgcgataaccaagggtatcgccaagATGATACCCGCCCTCAGACAGTCAACATAGTGGGCCAAGAacgtgtcaggacaggccctaccccgaggtatgagacatacatgcctttgaacgccacatgcgtggccatttaccccaacaTAGCACatctgataccgaagccaatgccgaggcagtcaggttacaagcccacgaagaacacgggcacgttttgctgctaccacgaacataatggccatgacggcgagaagtgtatcaccattcgtaatcatattgaagctttggcgtataaaggaaaaattgatcgattCCTCATTTacccttcaagggataaccgtaaccaatgtcaagtgaatgtgatatattccataagtggcaGCACAcacatatctgaatcttccaatagggccatgaaaaatagcaaACGAGCTTTAAgacctggccaccaagtgtttcacgtggaagacatcgggggaggtaagtatcaaaagcctaactaggatccaatatgtttctaccttgaggaagaaagaggtatcatctaccttcACAACGAtccactgatcgtggaggctcacatagccaactttgaagtaaaaagaatcctggtagacacgggggcatcggttaatatcatgtttgatgaagcttttagggcacttaatgtagctgaacacttgctcgatcgctcaatttctcctctgataagcttctccggtgatatcgtgcaacctatagggagcatacacttacctttcaccattggtacatgcccttacacagctaccattaccaatAACTTCCTGATAGTTGATTGCCcaatggcatacaatgtcatctttagACGCATAGGCATCAATGTTcttaaggccatggtatccacacatatgttgttgatgaaatttccaaccccttatggcaatggttacatccaaggttctaaaagtcgctaggcgctagtcgggcggcgggctggggcctagcgcctaggcgggcgcctaggcggtctaggcggatttaagtaaatctatcatatttcatgtaaataagtgtctacttctacttgaaatatatataatttcatcataaactacaaaatagaatgcatatatatcatgaagtattggaacataatgaaaacatgtgaaataaggatataatgtttattcattcaagtatgcaacaagtctcttacaatttattggaaaaaaacaaaatgcaaaatgaaagtta
It encodes the following:
- the LOC139190707 gene encoding uncharacterized protein; its protein translation is MSGPSDRRFDLNLGEETATPSPDNIWRPSFISPTGPLTVGDSVMKNDMTAAVVARNLLTPKDNRLLSKRSDELAVKDSLALSVQCAGSVSNMAQRLFARTRQVESLAAEVMSLKQEIRGLKHENKQLHRLAHDYATNMKRKLDQMKESDGKVLLDHQRFVGLFQRHLLPSSSGAVPGNEASNDEPPMPPPSGVLSSTEAPDNHPPVLSLSGALPTAETSPKQPL